A stretch of Deinococcus fonticola DNA encodes these proteins:
- the feoB gene encoding ferrous iron transport protein B codes for MPAPRPPGALVPDEQACRDTIQRLQAVREPRIVVVGNPNTGKTTLINALAGTNLKVGNWAGVTVEKRQADLQLQGRTIHLLDLPGAYSLSPYTPEELVTRTALLDEGPDVILNVLDAGNLERNLYLTLQLMDFRIPVAVALNLVDEAKEKGLTVDAAALSRALGVPVTETVASRQQGTKTLLEHSLKHATLGIGVRYPAAIEDAVADLTGRMAYLPTLPPHAWRYLALALLEGDPSVRGRLSATGHTALIDAADAHLAALETQDTDALIDIAEARYARAGDIARLAVPQVQARRTLSEKLDRLTLHPLFGIPLFLALVLLVFRLTFSVASPFVDLIGEPLQETAAGWASALLVSLPLLRDLVVGAIIPGVGTVLSFLPTLLVLYLAMSFLEDSGYMARAAFLMDRLMRSLGLDGRAFIPLILGFGCNVPAVSATRTLERRSDRVLVSMIIPFMSCSARLPVYVIFAAALFPRSGSWIVWSMYLLGMLMAFLFAWLLRRTALPAEGGGVLLELPPYRFPAWAVLWKHAWRRTKSFARRARTTVLATVAVVWLLLALPAVSGGKFAQVDPKDSVFGSVAQAVSPLFAPLGFGNWQATGALVPGFIAKEVVVGTLGQIYLGEQAAAPAPLGLIEGTKQALGATWDALKTSVAAIPTVLALPQLGADTGADQKSPLAAALARAFTPASGLAYLVFVLLYTPCIVTVGAIAQEHGRRVAWITVAYQLAAAWIMAFLVYQLARALGL; via the coding sequence GAGCAGGCCTGCCGCGACACCATTCAGCGCCTCCAGGCGGTCCGGGAGCCGCGGATCGTGGTGGTCGGCAACCCCAACACCGGCAAGACCACCCTCATCAACGCGCTGGCGGGCACCAACCTGAAAGTCGGCAACTGGGCGGGCGTGACCGTCGAGAAGCGCCAGGCCGACCTGCAACTTCAGGGGCGCACCATCCATCTGCTCGACCTGCCCGGCGCGTACTCGCTCAGCCCCTACACTCCGGAAGAACTGGTCACGCGCACGGCCCTGCTCGACGAGGGGCCGGATGTCATTTTGAACGTGCTGGACGCCGGTAACCTGGAACGCAACCTGTACCTGACCCTGCAACTGATGGACTTCCGGATTCCCGTCGCGGTGGCGCTCAATCTGGTGGACGAGGCGAAGGAAAAAGGCCTGACGGTGGACGCCGCCGCGCTGTCCCGCGCGCTGGGCGTGCCCGTTACCGAGACGGTCGCCAGCCGCCAGCAGGGAACAAAGACACTGCTGGAACACTCGCTGAAACACGCCACGCTGGGCATCGGCGTGCGCTACCCCGCCGCCATCGAGGACGCCGTGGCCGACCTGACCGGGCGCATGGCGTACCTGCCCACCCTGCCGCCGCACGCCTGGCGCTACCTGGCGCTGGCGCTGCTGGAAGGCGACCCCAGCGTGCGCGGGCGCCTCAGCGCCACCGGCCACACGGCCTTAATAGACGCCGCCGACGCGCACCTGGCCGCACTGGAAACGCAGGACACCGACGCCCTGATCGACATTGCCGAGGCCCGCTACGCCCGCGCCGGGGACATTGCCCGCCTGGCGGTGCCGCAGGTGCAGGCGCGGCGTACCCTCTCCGAGAAACTCGACCGGCTGACCCTGCACCCCCTCTTCGGAATTCCGCTGTTTCTGGCGCTGGTGCTGCTGGTGTTCCGCCTGACCTTCAGCGTCGCCTCGCCGTTCGTCGACCTGATCGGCGAGCCGCTTCAGGAGACCGCGGCGGGCTGGGCCTCGGCGCTGCTGGTGTCCCTTCCGCTGCTGCGTGACCTGGTGGTCGGCGCGATCATTCCCGGCGTGGGCACCGTCCTGAGTTTCCTGCCCACGCTGCTGGTGCTTTACCTGGCCATGAGTTTCCTGGAGGACAGCGGGTACATGGCCCGCGCCGCCTTCCTGATGGATCGCCTGATGCGCTCCCTGGGCCTGGACGGTCGCGCCTTCATTCCCCTCATTCTGGGCTTCGGGTGCAACGTGCCCGCCGTGAGCGCCACCCGCACCCTGGAACGCCGCAGCGACCGCGTGCTGGTCAGCATGATCATTCCGTTCATGAGCTGCTCGGCCCGGCTGCCGGTGTACGTGATCTTCGCCGCGGCGCTGTTCCCCCGCTCCGGCAGTTGGATCGTCTGGAGCATGTACCTGCTGGGCATGCTGATGGCCTTCCTGTTCGCGTGGCTGCTGCGGCGCACGGCCCTGCCCGCCGAGGGGGGCGGCGTGCTGCTGGAACTCCCCCCGTACCGTTTCCCGGCCTGGGCGGTGCTGTGGAAGCACGCCTGGCGGCGCACCAAGAGCTTCGCCAGACGCGCCCGCACCACCGTTCTGGCCACCGTCGCCGTGGTGTGGCTGCTGCTGGCCCTGCCTGCCGTGTCCGGCGGGAAGTTCGCGCAGGTCGACCCGAAAGACAGCGTGTTCGGAAGCGTTGCGCAGGCGGTGTCGCCCCTCTTCGCGCCGCTGGGCTTCGGCAACTGGCAGGCCACCGGTGCCCTCGTTCCGGGGTTCATTGCCAAGGAGGTCGTGGTCGGCACGCTCGGCCAGATCTACCTGGGCGAGCAGGCCGCCGCCCCCGCCCCACTGGGCCTGATTGAAGGAACGAAACAGGCGCTCGGCGCCACCTGGGACGCCCTGAAAACCAGTGTCGCCGCGATTCCCACCGTCCTGGCGCTGCCGCAACTGGGCGCAGACACCGGCGCCGACCAGAAAAGCCCGCTGGCGGCCGCCCTGGCCAGGGCGTTCACGCCCGCCTCGGGCCTGGCTTACCTGGTGTTCGTGCTGCTGTACACGCCCTGCATCGTGACCGTGGGGGCCATCGCGCAGGAACACGGGCGGCGCGTGGCCTGGATCACCGTGGCTTACCAGCTCGCCGCCGCCTGGATCATGGCCTTCCTGGTGTACCAGTTGGCCCGCGCGCTGGGCCTGTGA